The following coding sequences are from one Paenibacillus sp. FSL R5-0912 window:
- a CDS encoding TasA family protein: MNVKKTLGLGVVSAALGLTLVGGGTFAYFSSTSTTAASFNNGTLLLNSDPSVIVNLTNLKPGDTIKRDFKLKNDGTLNIPKVVLRTSSVITDALGDNSSHNLKDDIIVTFLINKDKVTSPVLVISLADLEQQSPDLVAKGILGGIFGVENGGIKAGTSDKLSVQFAFKETFQPQNYYQGDTLALTLNFDANQEKGALK, encoded by the coding sequence ATGAACGTTAAAAAAACATTAGGTCTCGGCGTTGTATCGGCAGCACTCGGATTAACCCTGGTCGGCGGAGGAACCTTCGCTTACTTCAGCAGCACTTCCACCACTGCAGCTTCTTTTAACAACGGAACTTTATTACTGAATTCGGACCCCTCCGTTATTGTCAATCTCACCAATCTTAAGCCGGGAGATACAATCAAAAGAGACTTTAAATTGAAAAATGACGGGACCCTCAATATTCCCAAAGTTGTTCTGCGCACCTCATCTGTCATTACAGATGCCCTGGGGGATAACAGCTCCCATAATCTCAAAGACGATATTATTGTAACCTTCCTTATTAACAAGGATAAAGTTACTTCGCCTGTCCTGGTTATTTCACTGGCCGACCTTGAGCAGCAAAGTCCGGATCTTGTAGCTAAGGGAATTCTCGGCGGAATCTTTGGTGTAGAGAATGGGGGCATCAAGGCAGGCACCTCAGATAAGCTGAGCGTACAGTTTGCCTTCAAGGAAACCTTCCAGCCGCAAAACTACTATCAAGGCGATACGCTGGCCCTTACCCTGAACTTCGATGCCAATCAGGAAAAAGGCGCCCTCAAATAA
- a CDS encoding TasA family protein codes for MGIKKTLGLGVASAALGLSLIGGGTFAYFSSTATSTATFAAGTLKLGSSFNTPVALTNLKPGDYTVRTFTLSNDGTLDIKLLTLATSYTVTDAKGDNAGQDLGDHFKIKLLDSSYTSGPLTGHVLSEISLKDLKNTSSYDLVTAGVLPGGIAATQTKTFKIAFEFVDNTQDQNIFQGDGLALNWTFNATQGLGEAK; via the coding sequence ATGGGTATCAAAAAAACATTGGGTCTTGGCGTAGCATCGGCAGCACTGGGATTGTCTTTAATCGGAGGGGGCACCTTCGCTTACTTCAGCTCCACAGCAACCAGCACGGCAACCTTCGCGGCAGGTACGCTGAAGCTCGGCTCTTCCTTCAATACACCTGTTGCCCTGACCAATCTGAAACCGGGTGATTACACCGTACGCACGTTCACCTTGTCCAATGACGGCACTCTGGATATCAAGCTCCTCACGTTGGCTACCAGCTACACCGTAACTGATGCGAAGGGAGATAATGCCGGCCAGGATCTTGGAGATCACTTCAAAATCAAACTTCTCGACAGTTCTTACACCAGCGGGCCGCTTACCGGCCATGTGCTGTCCGAAATCTCCTTGAAGGATCTGAAGAACACATCCAGCTATGATCTCGTAACGGCGGGTGTACTGCCGGGAGGCATCGCCGCTACCCAAACCAAAACCTTCAAGATTGCTTTCGAATTCGTTGACAATACACAGGATCAGAATATCTTCCAGGGTGACGGCTTGGCGCTGAACTGGACATTCAATGCTACGCAAGGTTTGGGAGAAGCCAAATAA